In one window of Nakamurella sp. PAMC28650 DNA:
- a CDS encoding TetR/AcrR family transcriptional regulator → MRAVAANDRPTSGPPPDGETDGPDGPDGPDGVDGTDGADGVEPADRADAIAASRWVRLPQQQRARRTIERVLDAGAELLAESGYAGFSISEVCRRSAVSPGALYERIDGGKDALFLAIHERELARMTAGINVFIDGARWSALSSEDLVTEVVHELGRHYLGDERLLKVFILRAAVDERTRIQGSAAGRRLEMAVTSLLLRRAKDYPHPDPSAAVLTAYRVVVDSLSWRIAFGVDHASVQEQTAQDWLERLTAVARGYLLGPPG, encoded by the coding sequence ATGCGGGCGGTAGCAGCGAACGATCGTCCGACGTCCGGGCCTCCTCCCGACGGCGAGACTGACGGACCAGACGGACCAGACGGACCAGACGGAGTCGACGGAACAGACGGAGCTGACGGAGTCGAACCAGCTGACAGGGCTGATGCGATCGCAGCCAGCCGGTGGGTCCGGCTCCCCCAGCAGCAACGGGCCCGCCGCACCATCGAGCGGGTCCTGGACGCCGGCGCCGAACTGCTGGCCGAGTCGGGGTACGCGGGCTTCTCCATCAGCGAGGTCTGCCGGCGCAGCGCTGTCTCCCCGGGGGCTCTCTACGAACGGATCGACGGCGGCAAGGACGCGCTGTTCCTGGCCATCCACGAACGCGAACTGGCCAGGATGACCGCTGGCATCAACGTCTTCATCGACGGCGCGCGCTGGTCGGCACTCAGCTCCGAGGACCTGGTGACGGAGGTGGTGCACGAGCTGGGACGGCACTACCTGGGCGACGAGCGCCTTCTCAAGGTCTTCATCCTGCGCGCGGCCGTCGATGAACGGACCCGCATCCAGGGCTCTGCCGCCGGTCGTCGTCTGGAGATGGCGGTCACCTCGCTACTGCTCCGGAGGGCGAAGGACTACCCGCACCCGGATCCGTCCGCCGCCGTGCTCACGGCCTACCGGGTGGTGGTGGATTCGCTTTCCTGGCGGATCGCGTTCGGCGTCGACCATGCCTCGGTCCAGGAGCAGACGGCGCAGGACTGGCTGGAGCGGCTCACCGCAGTGGCCCGTGGATACCTGCTCGGGCCGCCGGGCTGA